The sequence below is a genomic window from Trichosurus vulpecula isolate mTriVul1 chromosome 5, mTriVul1.pri, whole genome shotgun sequence.
AATTTTGCACGCTGAAAAAGATTATTGTAAGACTAGAATAATTGGGGGCCGATGCAGAAGTAAGGATCGATGCCTCTCTTGCTGTTGCCATTCAGAGCTCCATATCAAAGTGAAGGTTGGAGCCAGCCATCTTCTTTTCATAGTCAGCATCAAACCTCTCATTCTGGGCTACAGTGAAAGTGTTCTTCCAGTCTCCAGTAGTACCCTTCCTCATGAAGGGAGAGATCGAGTGGTCCATGATGCCATTGGGGACGGTGGTATAGTTGGCCACGGGGTTCTCCTTCATCTTCTTGAAAGATGTCTGTTGGACATTTCAATCTAGGATATCCTCTGGCAATGATTGTCCCACAAATTCTGTgatcttctgaatttccctcttGGGATCCTTCTTCATGTCTTCATAGAAGAGGTAGAGAACTGGATGCCGCTTACTCAACTCCTGCCATTCCAGTACATGCTGGTACCAGGAACCATAGGCTACTTTCCCAGTCATAAATGTCTCCAGGAACTCTTCCCGGGTCCCAGGATCAGGGTGTACCTTTGCCATCTTATAGAAGTTGAAATAGGAGACTGCCACATCCTTGGCATTTCTTGCCACATAGATGATCTTGATTTTCCAATCCAGCAAAGCCTGGGGGAGCAATGACAGAGGCAGGTGGGTCTTGAGTATTTGAGGTGCAGGTATTTCCTGTAGAGTCTCCATGCCAGAGCGGGATCCTAGGGCCCTGAACTCAAGAAATGGCACTCGGTCATAGATTGGGGCCCGCTGACATTTCTCCTGGTCACCCCCATGGTAGATTATATCTAGAATCTCGCTTACCCA
It includes:
- the LOC118851470 gene encoding LOW QUALITY PROTEIN: sulfotransferase 1A1-like (The sequence of the model RefSeq protein was modified relative to this genomic sequence to represent the inferred CDS: substituted 1 base at 1 genomic stop codon) encodes the protein MERIEDGSQPPLVSVKGIPLIKYFAESIKLLKNFQVWPDDVLISIYPKSGTTWVSEILDIIYHGGDQEKCQRAPIYDRVPFLEFRALGSRSGMETLQEIPAPQILKTHLPLSLLPQALLDWKIKIIYVARNAKDVAVSYFNFYKMAKVHPDPGTREEFLETFMTGKVAYGSWYQHVLEWQELSKRHPVLYLFYEDMKKDPKREIQKITEFVGQSLPEDILDXNVQQTSFKKMKENPVANYTTVPNGIMDHSISPFMRKGTTGDWKNTFTVAQNERFDADYEKKMAGSNLHFDMEL